A genomic segment from Nitrosopumilus sp. K4 encodes:
- a CDS encoding DNA-binding protein yields the protein MTYVSATLTQLANMETVTIKARGKRITQAVDVSQMIVKRMDTVGYVISDVRISSDSLTSQDGKQRNVSTIEIDITKK from the coding sequence ATGACGTATGTTTCAGCAACACTTACTCAACTTGCTAATATGGAAACTGTTACTATTAAGGCAAGAGGTAAACGAATCACACAAGCAGTAGATGTTTCTCAAATGATTGTAAAAAGAATGGATACTGTTGGCTATGTAATTAGTGATGTTAGGATTTCGTCGGATTCACTCACTTCTCAAGATGGAAAACAGCGTAACGTTTCTACTATTGAAATTGATATTACAAAAAAATAA
- a CDS encoding deoxyhypusine synthase has protein sequence MVTPGRPVKDIEINSNTSLEKIFEELSQSGGFESVNLSDGLNILSEMITDPKCLRFVSFVGAVVSTGLRGIIKDMMKNKWFDVAITTCGALDHDIARHFSNYKEGSFTMDDGELADQNIHRLGNVLVPMDSYGPLIEEKMQSFLEEEYQKGVKEMSTAQICKMIGKNLGENSFLYWAYKNNINVIVPGIMDGAVGSQIWLFSQKHSDFKLNLAEDANLLSGLIFKAEKSGALMLGGGISKHHTLWWNQYREGLDYAFYITTAQEFDGSLSGALVREAISWGKVTQRARQATLHAEVTTILPFIYAALLAKLKK, from the coding sequence ATGGTAACGCCCGGTAGACCTGTGAAAGACATCGAAATAAATTCAAATACATCCTTAGAAAAAATATTTGAAGAATTATCACAATCAGGAGGATTTGAATCGGTTAATCTTTCAGATGGGCTAAATATTTTATCAGAGATGATCACTGATCCAAAATGCTTACGATTTGTCTCATTTGTAGGAGCAGTTGTTTCAACAGGGCTAAGAGGAATTATCAAAGACATGATGAAGAACAAATGGTTTGATGTAGCCATTACAACATGCGGTGCATTAGATCATGACATTGCAAGACATTTTTCAAATTACAAAGAAGGATCGTTTACCATGGATGATGGAGAGTTAGCAGATCAAAACATCCATAGATTAGGAAATGTGTTGGTGCCAATGGACAGTTACGGACCACTAATTGAAGAGAAGATGCAGTCATTTTTGGAAGAAGAGTATCAAAAAGGAGTAAAAGAAATGTCCACAGCCCAAATTTGTAAAATGATAGGAAAAAACTTAGGAGAGAATTCATTTCTGTATTGGGCATACAAAAACAACATTAACGTCATTGTTCCAGGAATAATGGATGGTGCAGTCGGTAGTCAGATTTGGTTATTTTCACAAAAACACAGTGATTTTAAATTGAATTTGGCTGAAGATGCAAATTTGTTATCAGGTTTAATTTTCAAGGCTGAGAAATCAGGAGCATTGATGTTAGGGGGAGGAATTTCAAAACATCACACATTATGGTGGAATCAGTACAGAGAAGGATTAGACTATGCGTTTTACATAACCACTGCACAAGAATTTGACGGCAGTCTTAGCGGTGCACTGGTTAGAGAGGCAATATCATGGGGCAAAGTTACTCAAAGAGCACGACAAGCAACGTTGCATGCAGAAGTAACAACAATACTTCCATTCATTTATGCAGCATTACTTGCAAAATTAAAAAAATAG
- a CDS encoding LysE family transporter — MNHILDFVFAVVIISASGVMAPGPLFAANIVYGTKESTRAGIKMAAGHTIVEFPLVILLGIGVFSLEVFPEFRTVISIVGAITLFIFAGIQIKSLFQKRKTLQNDQKHGAVIAGITLSALNPFFIAWWLSVGFKLISDAMMIWAFGGIIVLFLLHIWMDFAWLGSVAFLAKKSARILSNKNYKIMMLGLSISLIYFGITFLNDVI, encoded by the coding sequence ATGAACCATATTCTAGATTTTGTATTTGCAGTAGTAATAATATCGGCATCAGGAGTGATGGCACCAGGTCCATTATTTGCAGCAAACATTGTCTATGGCACTAAGGAAAGCACCAGAGCAGGAATAAAAATGGCCGCAGGGCATACAATTGTTGAGTTCCCCCTAGTAATTCTTTTAGGAATAGGAGTGTTTTCATTAGAAGTTTTTCCAGAGTTTAGAACAGTTATTTCAATAGTAGGGGCAATTACACTCTTTATTTTCGCAGGAATCCAAATAAAATCATTATTTCAAAAAAGAAAAACATTACAAAATGATCAAAAACACGGAGCAGTAATTGCAGGAATTACACTTAGCGCACTGAATCCATTTTTCATAGCATGGTGGTTAAGTGTAGGTTTCAAATTAATTTCAGATGCAATGATGATATGGGCATTTGGAGGAATCATAGTATTATTTTTGCTACATATTTGGATGGATTTTGCTTGGTTAGGTTCAGTTGCGTTTTTAGCAAAAAAAAGTGCAAGAATTTTATCAAACAAAAATTACAAAATCATGATGTTAGGACTAAGCATCAGTCTGATATATTTTGGAATCACATTTCTAAACGACGTGATTTAG
- a CDS encoding proteasome assembly chaperone family protein, with protein sequence MSTKMRIRELKKMDLEGGYLIDGFPSVGFSSAISTESMIHTSKFSITGVISSDSFPPISLIKDGKPNFPTRIFVNEESKVSIFLSYLTLHESLHRTAARLMLNWARKKKIKLVVSSVAVKTPEGSEEVVAVGSTEEARKKIKEVGFKVLENGVVPGIPGMLLNEASLMEQDVIVILFHSDGTGPDFRSSAKLCEAMGKLIPGIACDMSLLQKEAEKAEVMIKETEEESRQLKDTMYR encoded by the coding sequence TTGTCTACAAAAATGAGAATTAGAGAATTAAAAAAAATGGATCTTGAAGGAGGTTATTTGATAGATGGATTTCCCTCAGTAGGATTCAGCAGTGCAATTTCAACAGAATCGATGATTCATACTTCAAAATTTTCAATTACAGGAGTCATATCGTCAGATAGTTTTCCCCCCATCAGTCTAATTAAAGATGGAAAACCAAATTTTCCTACAAGAATATTTGTAAATGAAGAGTCTAAAGTTTCAATATTCCTATCATATCTTACACTTCATGAATCACTACACAGAACTGCTGCAAGATTAATGTTAAACTGGGCAAGAAAAAAGAAAATTAAATTAGTTGTAAGTAGCGTTGCAGTTAAAACTCCTGAAGGATCAGAAGAGGTAGTTGCAGTTGGAAGCACCGAAGAAGCTAGGAAAAAAATTAAAGAAGTAGGTTTCAAAGTATTAGAAAACGGCGTTGTTCCAGGAATTCCAGGAATGTTACTTAATGAAGCAAGTTTAATGGAACAAGATGTGATTGTTATTTTATTTCATTCAGATGGAACAGGTCCTGATTTTAGATCAAGTGCAAAACTTTGTGAGGCAATGGGCAAACTGATTCCAGGAATTGCGTGTGACATGTCACTATTACAGAAAGAAGCAGAAAAAGCTGAAGTCATGATCAAAGAAACCGAAGAAGAATCAAGGCAATTAAAAGACACGATGTACAGATAA